GCCAGGCAGGTCCTCTCttaatctcaaaaaaaaaaaaaaatgcaggTCCTCTCTTCTCTTAGGATCTTTTGCGGCCATTTCATCCAAAATTGGACTGTGTTGAAGATTCATGAGAAGCGCACCTCTCTGGTTTTGTGACGAAGGCTTACCTTATTAGACCAGTAAATAACTATTAAGTAGGATCATTTTCTTTAGCGGCACAGAACTGGCACGTTTCTAGGTGCTAAACGAATACTCCCTACCGTTCTTTTCTGCGTGTTTTCTTTAACTACAAATTACTCTAAGTATATGAAGATTATTCGTATAAAATTAGCATCATCGGAAAGTTCTTTTCAATATAAATCCAACAATACTAATTATGCACAATACAATCAAGATTTTTTACTTAATTTTTTTAGTCAAAATTCATCTTAAAATTAATATGTGTGCATTTTATTCATTGAAACGGAGATAGTAAGAAACataccacctccacctccagtTGAAATTAATCTTCACGGGACACTACCAAGCCGTGTGTATTTCATGCGCGTCTGCACGTTAAACTATTCCAAAACGGGGGAGTACATCGTTATATTGAAAATTAAAATACGTTTTAACCTTCATATTTTTCTGGATTGTTTGACTcacatcttttttttttatctcttgcTCCCTCTATCCTTGAAAGAGCGTATTTCTAGCTTTTTTGGAGAGTCAAACTACTTTATACTTTGACTGGGTTTaaacaaaaatataaaaaaatgtaGTATACCAAATAATTATATGATgacaaatatattttattatgaaTCTAATTATACTAATTTAATGATATAAATATTGGCACCTTTTTATATAACTATGGTTCAATTTAAAAGGCTTGGCTTTCCAAAACATTTGGAAGTACTACGATTCTTTCttggatggagagagtatttagaATACTTGTAGTAGCAAATCAAATtcaataaaaaatagaaaatgtaAAACATGCTTACTAACCCATTTCAATGAATAAAGTCTATTTTTTTGAGAAGTCAAAAGTTTGACCATGTTATTAGAGAAAATCATAAATATGTACAATAGTAACTCAATATGTTATATACATTGTGAAATATATTTACATATATTATCTATATAATATTATAGTTGTTGGTGGTTTTCGCTCAATGCTTAGTGAAAATTTATTAGTTTGACTTTTCAAACTTTATTAGTTTAACTTTATGAGTCAAACTCTTAAAGTTTAGCCaaacttttttttttatttgtcaCCATGTCAGAAAATACTCTTATTTCGTATATATTATAAGAATAACTCTGATGATCTTAGTTTATAATTTATGTTGAGCACTTACTTATTACATTTTATTTTTAAGTTATAGTCTTATACTTTTATGTTgcaacgtgcaaagcacgtgctacttactagtgtaAAGTAATTGGGCAAGAAGCACCGATGATATCCATAGTTGCTCGGGACTGAGGACATGGTTTAGGATACTTCTCCCCGCTACCTATATTTTTGTGTAAATAGCCTTCTAAGCTAATTGGACTTGATACATGTACCTTCTAACCCTAGTCTGTGCGTGTAAAAACACAATGAGAATATCATGAGCTCACACTGGTCAATTTTGATTGCCGTTCACGCAGCGGGACTATTGTATGAACATTCGCTCGATAGGAATTCCGAAGATTTTATCGGTCTCTACTGGTTTATTTGATGCAAGTTTTAATAATGTAATATTTTTTTATTTAACTAGTATAAATAGGATCGGAGCATCTCTTacaagcaaaacaaaaaaagtCTCCGCAGCACCAAGCCGTCCAAGAGGCCCACAACACCCCACCTAGTTGAACAGAGATACTGGTACCAGAATAGAATAGTGGAGGCGTGGAGCACGCTGCCACTCTCGCCCTTCAATTCTTCTCTCCACCTCCCGTCCTGTCCATTCGTCTCACCCTCACCCTCTTTACCCACCGACACGTGGGCCCCTTACGCGGGCAGGCCCCACGCGCGAGCGACACGTAGCGCGATACTGCGCGAGCTTTTATGAATTCAGCTGCCTCCATGGAGAAAATGAGAGAATCAGAGAAGATGCCGCGCACACTCTCTCTCATTTGATTGGCGGGtggctctcctcctctctctattTCTTCTCCCCTCCCTCCTTGACTTCGCCGCCGTCTCACTCACAACCACCATCCGCTCTGCTCTCTGGGAGTGGTGAAGCAAGCGAGGTAAGGGATCGATTCACCGATTAACTTGCTATATGCCTGCTTAATCAAGTGTTACTCCTGGTTAGCCGTACTAGCTAGTATCTTGCTTGTTGGTCGATTCATATCATGCGTGCTTGTGGTCATCGCCTATCAGTAGGTAGGTTCCCACCTATTTTAAAGCTTCTTATTTGGTGTGTTTGTGTTGACTGATTTTAATTTGGTTTGGTTCGGTGCTTGTCCTGATTCCTGAATCCTGATATGCTGCTAAGGTTTCTGATTAGACTGAATAACCTGCCCCCACCTTCTCCCTTTCATGTGTGTGGAGAAAACTACTTGCTACCTTGCTGTGAGTTGCTCATGAGTTGTGCTGCTTCTACTGCGTACACAATACATGTAAACCTGATGATGTACACacagtttctttttgtttttcaaCAAAATAGCATCACTCTGCTGCGTATGTTCATATATTTTTTAGTTtgtaaagttttttttttgttgagatatttgGTTAGCAAATATATACAGCCTAGGAGCTTTCCTGACATGGGCCTGGAGATATTTAGGCAAGTCTGAGGTTCTGCCAGAGTTGTATAATCTGCTATCATTTGGATGACTTCGAAATGGACGCTAACATAGTTTGACTTCAGCATATGTTATCCTAGTTGGCTAATCGAGGCTCACATTTTTTGCCCTCAGTTCTTTAAGTTTCTGAAACCATGGGGCGGAGGCATCTTTTCTTGGTGGCCACTTGTCTGTGGGCTCTCTCATGCGCGGCGCTGCTCGATGCTTCCTCGCAAGACGGGCTGCTGAGGATCAACCTGAACAAGAAGACTTTGAGCTATGAATCTCTGACTGAAGCAAAGTTAGCCAGGCAGAAGGACAGCCGTCGGCTGCTGAAGACCGGTGGCTCGGACAGCGACATCGTGCCGCTTGTCGACTACCTCAACACCCAGTACTTTGGTGTGATCGGCCTCGGCACGCCGCCGCAGAACTTCACCGTCATATTCGACACCGGGAGCTCCAACCTCTGGGTTCCCTCATCGAAGTGCTATTTCTCGGTCAGTCTTCTTGGTTGACAAGTTTACCATATCCATGTGTTTTAAGCTGTTTCAGCCTTGCACATTATGGGATTTTGATCTTTGATGTGAATTGAATATGCTGCAGATAGCGTGTTACCTCCACCCCAAGTACAAATCGAGCAAATCAAGCACTTATAAAGCCGATGGTATGGTTTGCCTTTTTGAAATCGCGGTCTCAtgtttgtgctattcatgattatTATTGCTGAATGTCAGCTCTGTTGTCTATTCAAACTATTCAGGAGAGACTTGCCAAATTTCATATGGTTCTGGCGCAATCTCTGGATTTTTCAGCAATGATAATGTGTTGGTCGGGGACCTTGTGGTGAAAAACCAGGTAAATTAGGAATTGTGTATAATCATTCCTCATGCTACCCTTCACGTATTGCATTTCTAATACTGCAATTTCTTTGCCCATTTCAGAAATTCATTGAGACGACGCGTGAATCAAGTGTTAGCTTTATCGTCGGGAAGTTTGATGGCATCCTTGGCCTTGGCTACCCCGACATCTCAGTTGGGGAAGCCCCTCCAGTATGGTACGTTTTAGAGTTATTTAAACCGCTTGTATACAATCACATGATCCGCATTTCCAGGTTACTAACTGAACATTGATTTCTATCTTGTGTGCAACAACAGGCTGAGCATGCAAGAGCAGAAACTGCTTGCTGACGACGTCTTCTCATTTTGGCTTAACCGGGATTCTGATGCATCTTCTGGTGGCGAGCTCGTCTTTGGTGGCATGGACCCGAATCACTACAAGGGAAACCATACCTATGTCCCTGTGAGCAGCAAAGGTTACTGGCAATTTAACATGGGTGATCTCTTGATTGATGGTCACTCCACAGGCTTCTGTGCCAATGGCTGTGCTGCTATTGTGGACTCCGGGACTTCCCTGCTGGCTGGACCAACTGTATGTATTGATATCTTGAAACTAATGGTCCATATATTTCTTTTGTCTTTGTTCTATATTTATATGATCATGTTTACTGGACACACAATCATTGCTAAGCTGGAGTTAGTAATCACTAGATTAATTACTTTGAATGGAGCTGAATGCTAGATAGTGCATGGTATCTTACTTATATCAATATGGCATGACTAAGTTGTTGCCTATGTTGTGCTGTTTGCAGGCTATAATTACTCAGGTGAACCAGGCAATTGGAGCTGAGGGAATTATCAGCACAGAATGTAAAGAAGTGGTGAGCCAGTACGGAGAGATGATCCTCGAGTTGTTAGTAGCACAGGTTTGCCTGTTACTCCATTCTTCACATTTTTTTCTTTCAAACTTCGAACAGTGGGATATATTTCCTGAGATGATTTTGTTCTATGTTTGAGCAGACACAGCCACAGAAAGTATGCAGTCAGGTCGGTCTGTGTTTGTTTGATGGTACTCACTCTGTCAGGTTTGTTCATTATGCCGTAACCGTTGTGAATGTACATGAATTAAACTGCTCCTTAAATACTAGTATTATTAAAGTCCTTTCATGATGGGGTAATTTTTATTTCATTACCTTCGGCAGTAATGGAATCGAATCTGTTGTTGGTCAAGAAAATGTTGGTGCGGATCTTATGTGCACAGCTTGTGAGATGGCTGTTGTGTGGATAGAGAACCAGCTGCGCGAAAACAAAACACAGGAGCTGATATTGCAATATGTTAACCAGGTTACTGCCTTTATGATTGGCCTTGatctttatcatcttcttctgtaAAGTAATTGTTAAAAATAAGTAACtgctgacaagaatattttcgttTCATTCCAGCTGTGTGAGCGCCTACCGAGCCCTAATGGAGAGTCAACAGTCAGCTGCCATGAGATATCTACAATGCCGAATCTTGCTTTCACCATCGCAAACAAGACTTTCGTGCTAACGCCAGAGCAGGTGTTTTTTAAGTGTCTTTCAGCCCATTTCCCAACTTTAATAACCATCATTTTCACCATGCATTGTCTTAATTTGGTGAACAACCAATATGCTTTACCACATGATTGATTTGCTGGGCGTACGGTGAACAAGTTATAAGCGAGCTCGCACATTAGTGTAGTTCATGTTGTATTTTTAAACCTTGATATTGGTGTACACAAATTTCCTAAGAATCGTGTACCTTTAGAGTGAGGCATATCATCGTCGATATATACAGACAAAAGGTTGAATAAAAACTGTTCGTAAAATATAAACTCTTTGATTGAGATTTAGGATGAGATGATTAGTGCATGGCATGCAATTGGCTTTTTTGGAAGGAAAACTCCATTGAATTTTCTGTTTGTTCGTTTCTGTTCTATTCTGATCCACAAAAAGTTTCAGACACTCTGAAGTTCAGTACAATCTGTATTCACCCTCCACATGACCACATATCCATACATATTTACACCATGCCAAACTTGTGTTGCAGTATATTGTGAAATTGGAGCAATCAGGGCAAACCGTCTGCATCAGTGGGTTCATGGCGTTCGACATACCACCACCACAGGGTCCTCTCTGGTATGCATCATAACGTTTTACACTACCACCTAGTTCCGTATAGTTTGCCTCTTCTCATATACAATTTCACACAACCCTTGCAGGATTCTTGGGGATGTGTTCATGGGCGCTTACCACACCGTGTTTGACTTCGGTAAAGACAGGATCGGGTTCGCAACATCAGCATGAGGACTCAAGATCGGTGTGATGTCGCTAAAATATCCACGTATCCTAGAATAGTTTGGGTATCCACGACCCGAGCCCTGCTGTAAACTGTTGATTGATAAAATTCTGAAACAAAAGAGAGAACCTTTTATTTCTTTCTTAGACAAAGAATAAATTGATAGCTAATCTCTGAGGAAAGTATGTTTGAATCCATTATGGTTATTGTTGTAAAATGAAGATTGGAGCGTATGCATGTATAGCGAGAACTGAGATGAAAATATCAAACACATGGTTTGTAAAAATATATCTGTATTCTTGAACAGAGGAATATGTATAACAATCAATGCAATAATATGCTGCTTCTCTCAAGAGCTTTTCTTCCTCGTTTATTAATATTTCGGGCTTGTTTGATTCAAAGGAACTTCATAGGATTCTTGTAGGAATTtatcctataggaatttttcctttgCTAgtggtttgattcataggattagttcctataggaatttttcccataggaatcTTTGTACTACTTCCTATAGGAATTCTAACATCCACTCCAAGCTTTTTTTACAATTCCTTTGGttgaatcaaacaaagtttggtacaaaccAAATCCTATAGGATTGGAATGTACATGACATATCAATCCTATACTTTCCATATTCCTATGTCTTTCCTACcctacaaatcaaacaagtcCTTCGTATTGTATTGTGATGTAAGTTACTCTGTTGACATGTGTGAGAACTGTAAAGAATAACCGAAGTGGGTAATTATCGAACTACTTCAAGTGTGAAAATCTTTTTTCATGTGGTTATGTCTTCGGCAGTGCATTCTCACAGATGATCTGCTTGAGCTGCAGGCTCGACCATGGCGAATGCTGCACCCTTTGTGAGGAGGAACAAAAGACGGCTATTCATTTGATTATTCACAGTATCCACCGTTTCTGAAAAATGTAATGCGGTGTGCAAGTACCAAAAGAGAACTCCCTACAGAAAAATGCTTAATTAGTTTGTTTTTATGCGGCGCAAGTAAAGCTTTTTAGGGAGGGAATAACATTTGTCGTGTAATAAAAATAGTATTTGCGGACAAAGTCTTGTTAGGTTGATCTCCACCACGTACGAGCCCAACGGCTCGACGTGCCTTTgaccgcgccctgatcgggggcgcccaaccgttcGCTGGTTGGTGGGCCCTATCGCCTGTGCTATATATAGAGTGGTGGGGGCGGTGGCAAAGATCACGAGGTTGACCGAAGTGCCACTCGCCCCACCAGGATACCTACCGATCTAGGTTCTTGCACAGAGCGAcgggaagcaccaccaccacctcgcccACGCACCGCCGTCGTCGCCATGTCTCTACACCGGTGGGCTCGTCTTCCTCCAAGTGAAAGGTAAACGCCCACGGTACCATCTATCCCGGCATAGGATCTACACCTAGATCATCTAGGTTTtaacattggtatcagagcactgTTAGATCGTAGATCCTCATGTTTTCGGGTAAAGTTAATAGAAACCCTCGGTTCTGTTAGGAATTTGGTAGGGTTGCTGTcgggatctagggtttctatTAACTTTACCCGAAAAACATAAGAAAAACAAAGCAACAATCCTTGCAGATCTAGGGTTTCGGGGATGCACTAGGGTGATTACTACGGTTTACCTTTTGATTTCTTTTCTACCCATAAAAACACGAGATCTGCACACTAGCACTGGCTCTGATACCTGGGCCGCGCGAGCACGAGCAGCACACGGGCGGCGCCGGCGCAACAGAGACAGAGAGGGGCTGGtgcgttttagggttagggttgcagGGCGGGCGGCGGTTTCGGCCGCCTTTATACCGACCGAGGACGGCGCCGGACCGTCGGATCAGATCCGACGTCCAGGAGTGAGCCGGGCGCAAGGAGGCCAAAGGCAGGCCGTGGGCTGCGGTCGGGCCATGGGTCGCGCACTAACAGGCCTCGAAGCGACGCGCCCGAGCGGCGCGTAAGTGTTTTCCGCAAGCGTGGGCTGTGGGCCATGCAGTGTTTCGGGCCCGGCACAGTTTTTTAACAGTTTTTTGCTGTTTATTAATTACAGAGGCAGTTTTAGACTTTTTAGGTCAGTTTGGGCCTATTTTTTGCATGTTTTTTTTCCTAACAAATAGAACCAACGAGATATTTGTTTTAGGAAATAAAAAGTACCAGTAATGTCTCTGAAAAGTTGAAAAGTTGAAAAGTTAATAGTTTAAAGTTAAAG
This Lolium perenne isolate Kyuss_39 chromosome 1, Kyuss_2.0, whole genome shotgun sequence DNA region includes the following protein-coding sequences:
- the LOC127346803 gene encoding aspartic proteinase, with the translated sequence MGRRHLFLVATCLWALSCAALLDASSQDGLLRINLNKKTLSYESLTEAKLARQKDSRRLLKTGGSDSDIVPLVDYLNTQYFGVIGLGTPPQNFTVIFDTGSSNLWVPSSKCYFSIACYLHPKYKSSKSSTYKADGETCQISYGSGAISGFFSNDNVLVGDLVVKNQKFIETTRESSVSFIVGKFDGILGLGYPDISVGEAPPVWLSMQEQKLLADDVFSFWLNRDSDASSGGELVFGGMDPNHYKGNHTYVPVSSKGYWQFNMGDLLIDGHSTGFCANGCAAIVDSGTSLLAGPTAIITQVNQAIGAEGIISTECKEVVSQYGEMILELLVAQTQPQKVCSQVGLCLFDGTHSVSNGIESVVGQENVGADLMCTACEMAVVWIENQLRENKTQELILQYVNQLCERLPSPNGESTVSCHEISTMPNLAFTIANKTFVLTPEQYIVKLEQSGQTVCISGFMAFDIPPPQGPLWILGDVFMGAYHTVFDFGKDRIGFATSA